The bacterium genome contains the following window.
TTCTTTTTTACAAAGAGATTAAAGAAAGAAGAAACAAACCGAATTGGAAAATCGTCAAAAGCATTAGAATCCCCAATAAAATCTTCGGAGGTTCAACCATCTCCCAAACATTTTCCCTATTCCTCTCCCCTTCGGGCGACAAATTAGCCCTCCTCGTCTCCACAGACCCTCAAAGTGAAAATGTCAAATTATATGTTATTGATCTCAACGATATGTCTAACAAACATTTTTCTTTTAATGACTTCTCCCCAATAGGCGATGCGGGGTTCTCGCCAGATGGAGAAAAGATATTGTTAAGAGGGTATGACCAAAAGCTTCGCAAAGAAAAGAATAAATTGATAGAGGAGGGGAAAATCTCTCCCGAGAAAGGGAGAGAACTCAGCTATAAGGCGCTCGTCAATTATGTCATAAATCTCACTGATGGCAGGGTCTATGAGTTCAGGAATTATTATTACTTAGGCATATCCCCCTCTTGGAGCGAGGATTCCAAAAAGCTCCTTTTAGTGAAATCCACTCCCCAAAAAATGTCCCTCGTTCTGCTCGACTGGCAAAACAACGAGGAAAAGGAATTGTTTGTATTAAATGATAAGATAAAGAACAGATTTCTAAATGGACTTTGGTTAGAAAAGAAAGGGATTGCCTTTTTAGCTATTTCAGATTCTGGTATACACGAAATCGATTTGAATAAGGGGCACTTGGTGAAAATTTCTCCCTTCCAATTCCCTCAACTCAAGCCGAACGAGGAAGCAAGCCTTCGGAGATGCGAATTTGAACCGAAATCCCTATTAGTGGGAGAATTGATAGATTTTCTGAACAAGGAGAGGGAGAAACCAATAAATATACTTACGAAAAAGGACGATACCAAAAAGAAAGTTCTTGAGTTGTTCAGCTCCACCGCAGAATCCATAACTCGGAGATTCTTTCTTATATATAATCTCAAAAATGGATATATTTACTGCATAATCTCGCTCCCAGTCTTAAGAGAGCTATTCAGGGATTATATTTATGTGGCGAGATGGTCTCCCGATGGTAGGGAAGTCTTCCTTTTTTCGGGAGGCTTAAGTGAAGACTATCGGCTTTATAGTTTCTACCAAAACAAATTTGAAGAATATCTCCTCCCTCGCCCGCCCTTCAAAAGAGGCGAGAGAATTGGAGGTGTCTCTTGGAATAATGATGGCACATTGAGTTTCATCGTATACAAATTTAAACCTCGCCCAGTTAGTTCCTATTACGACTTCAAATTATATAAAATGGCGATTTCCATTAAGGCAAAATGAACCCGCTGTTTTCTAAAAGGAAGACAAACTTGCTTGAACAAGGTTAATGAAAGGCTGAGGATAGAACATCAAAAGAAGGGTGAAGGAAAGGCAGATTCCCAAGGCCAATTTAAGCGTAAACGGTTCCTCAAGCCTTTCCCCCTCTTTCTCCACGATGAACATCTCCCTCACTATTTTCAAATAGTAAAAAGCGGAAACCACGCTATTCAATAACAGGATTACCGCAAGCCATCCCATTCCTCCCTTTATCGCCGTGGCGAAGATGAAGAACTTGCCGACAAACCCTCCCGTCCCTGGTATCCCTATCAAGGATAGAAGGAAGATGACCATAGCTAAAGCGGAGAATGGCGAGCGCCTTGAGAGACCCCTGAAATCCTCCAAATCCTCCTTGCCTTCCTTCAAATAAACAGCAATAGCTACAGCGAAGGCACCTATATTGGCAAACATATAGGGAAGGAAATAGAAGAAAAGGGAGAACTTCCCCCAATAGCTCGTTGAGAGAGCCAAAGCTATAAGGAGATAGCCAGCATGGGCTATGGTTGAATAACCCAAAAGCCTCTTCACATTTTTCTGCTGAATAGCGATGAGATTGCCGAGCGTCATAGTTAAGACCGATAGCCAAGCTATGAGTAATACCCATTCCTTCCCTCCAAAACACTGGTTGAGAAAACGATAGAACGCCAAAAAGGCAGAGAGCTTAGGGAAAACCGATAGGAGGGC
Protein-coding sequences here:
- a CDS encoding NADH-quinone oxidoreductase subunit N, which gives rise to MEKLLPLLPEITLFLGAVFCLIMELLGKEREYMFAIAIGALLVALEGVIASVVVLPVFAGVIFAGGFAFDSLALFVKGVCIVGMMLIALISARYMKGRKYEGEYYLLLLLSTLALCLLASAYDLIFLYISIEFLSISSYILAGYLRDNPKSGEAALKYFLFGVVLSATMLYGLSIIYGISGGTSFSAISLSLKESQIAKFAFVLVLAGFGFKLAIVPFHMWVPDVFEGAPTPISALLSVFPKLSAFLAFYRFLNQCFGGKEWVLLIAWLSVLTMTLGNLIAIQQKNVKRLLGYSTIAHAGYLLIALALSTSYWGKFSLFFYFLPYMFANIGAFAVAIAVYLKEGKEDLEDFRGLSRRSPFSALAMVIFLLSLIGIPGTGGFVGKFFIFATAIKGGMGWLAVILLLNSVVSAFYYLKIVREMFIVEKEGERLEEPFTLKLALGICLSFTLLLMFYPQPFINLVQASLSSF